In candidate division KSB1 bacterium, one genomic interval encodes:
- a CDS encoding late competence development ComFB family protein, which produces MLGDISLIDIRNKNETRVISLLPKVLTEFPEFEPDRIDIQDIYALTLNKLQPRYIQRASVILSEPVTDEIIKEQLRNATERVRINPNHNI; this is translated from the coding sequence ATGCTTGGAGATATTTCATTAATAGATATTAGAAACAAAAATGAAACTCGTGTTATTAGCCTTCTTCCTAAAGTTCTTACAGAATTCCCGGAATTTGAGCCTGACAGAATTGATATTCAAGATATTTATGCGTTAACATTAAATAAATTACAACCAAGGTATATTCAAAGAGCCAGCGTCATCTTAAGCGAACCAGTTACAGATGAAATCATAAAGGAACAATTAAGAAATGCAACTGAGCGAGTTAGAATTAATCCAAACCATAATATCTAG
- a CDS encoding YfcE family phosphodiesterase, translating to MPTITVISDSHKLIRSEVCQPIQNADYVIHAGDIGSTKTYVDFQNLNANIIFVRGNMDRIQELPDIPETNAFSISGHDFYILHEIDKLDINPQGNFDIVIFGHSHKPGKYTKNGVLYLNPGSIGPRRFTLPISFAKIIIDKENQFTVKFFNILNPSLHGDTLIN from the coding sequence TTGCCCACAATTACTGTTATAAGCGATTCCCATAAATTAATCCGGTCTGAAGTTTGTCAGCCTATTCAAAACGCAGATTATGTCATTCATGCCGGTGATATTGGCAGTACCAAAACTTATGTGGATTTTCAGAACCTCAATGCTAATATCATTTTTGTGCGAGGCAATATGGATCGCATTCAAGAACTTCCGGATATCCCCGAAACCAACGCTTTCTCCATATCCGGACATGACTTTTACATCCTCCACGAAATTGACAAGCTGGATATAAATCCCCAGGGAAATTTTGATATTGTCATTTTTGGCCATTCCCATAAACCGGGAAAATACACAAAAAATGGCGTTCTATATCTCAATCCGGGAAGCATTGGTCCACGGCGTTTCACTTTACCCATTTCTTTTGCTAAGATCATCATTGACAAAGAGAATCAATTTACAGTAAAATTCTTTAACATCCTAAATCCTTCCCTTCATGGAGATACATTGATTAATTGA
- a CDS encoding DUF2238 domain-containing protein → MSTLLIFFGVVLTWSAINPKDYFTWLLEVMPAIVGLFILAVTYKRFRFTNLVYGLMLIHSCVLMIGGHYTYAEVPLEVQQTNYRCN, encoded by the coding sequence ATAAGTACACTATTAATATTTTTCGGAGTAGTTTTAACATGGTCTGCAATAAATCCGAAAGACTACTTCACCTGGCTATTGGAGGTAATGCCGGCGATTGTTGGATTGTTCATTCTTGCGGTTACCTATAAGAGATTTAGGTTTACCAACCTGGTTTATGGATTAATGCTCATTCATAGTTGTGTTTTAATGATAGGAGGACATTATACCTATGCGGAAGTCCCTTTGGAAGTACAGCAAACAAATTATAGATGTAATTGA
- a CDS encoding BBE domain-containing protein → MRKSLWKYSKQIIDVIEAWQDWVLNSTDENMFSIFPCTSTKNTTFSIAGQYFGTVAETKTIVQKLIDNTPQSNQPDFYAYMPFVSAVRYNDGEPGQSSFKDTSGFTKSVLDSNAVKEIYKWLSNAPSANCLLQMDSFGRAINNLSPSATAFPHRNMNFIYQFQAYWDSPDDKKKHENWVDNFSKEIRTQFMEDACYRNYGDVTLSDWQYKYYANNYAKLQQIKQKYDPKDYFKYSQSIELPA, encoded by the coding sequence ATGCGGAAGTCCCTTTGGAAGTACAGCAAACAAATTATAGATGTAATTGAAGCCTGGCAGGATTGGGTGTTAAACTCGACTGATGAAAATATGTTTTCAATTTTTCCTTGTACTTCAACAAAAAATACTACTTTTTCAATTGCCGGACAATATTTTGGAACCGTAGCCGAAACAAAAACAATAGTACAGAAATTGATTGATAATACTCCCCAGAGCAATCAGCCCGATTTTTATGCCTACATGCCCTTTGTTTCAGCCGTTCGATACAATGATGGTGAGCCCGGGCAATCCAGTTTTAAAGATACTTCTGGTTTTACGAAAAGTGTTTTAGATTCTAATGCCGTAAAGGAAATTTACAAATGGCTTTCCAACGCACCTTCGGCTAATTGTTTACTGCAAATGGATAGCTTTGGCAGAGCCATTAATAATCTATCTCCTTCTGCAACTGCCTTTCCTCATCGAAATATGAATTTTATTTACCAATTTCAGGCATATTGGGATTCCCCTGATGATAAAAAGAAACATGAAAACTGGGTTGATAACTTCTCAAAGGAAATACGAACCCAATTTATGGAAGATGCTTGTTATAGAAACTATGGTGATGTGACTTTGAGTGATTGGCAATATAAATACTACGCTAATAACTACGCCAAATTACAACAGATAAAACAAAAGTACGACCCTAAAGATTATTTCAAATACTCTCAAAGTATTGAATTACCTGCTTAA
- a CDS encoding cysteine-rich CWC family protein, giving the protein MDTKALKYISKNCFQCGKAFGCGSNIGNGKCWCAEFPILQSADLNQGCYCPDCLKDRILKQQNSEETK; this is encoded by the coding sequence GTGGACACCAAAGCCCTTAAATACATTTCAAAAAATTGCTTCCAATGTGGAAAAGCTTTTGGGTGTGGTTCTAATATCGGAAATGGAAAATGCTGGTGCGCGGAATTCCCGATTCTCCAATCCGCCGATTTAAATCAAGGTTGTTATTGCCCGGATTGTCTTAAAGATAGAATTTTGAAACAACAAAACAGTGAAGAAACAAAATAA
- a CDS encoding cobalamin-binding protein, which translates to MKELRIISLIASSTETICALGFEKELVGISHECDYPPSVLSLPQCSQPKFDVQGSSLEIDKRVRDVLQNALSVYKVDVEKLKELNPTVIVTQDHCEVCAVNLKEVEEAACEVLSSRPRIVSLAPNTLADIYQGFRQISSALEAEKSGEQLIARMQEGIEQIVEKAQSLTKKPRVAFLEWIDPIWTSGSWLPELIKYAGGIDRLGKKGEHSHTINFHALRETDAEIMIIAPCGYDIPKAQEEMSPLVTHPEWKNLRAVKDRQVYIVDGNQYFNRPGPRLLDSLKILAEIIHPESFDFGYNEKGWIKWKPEC; encoded by the coding sequence ATGAAAGAGCTCAGGATAATCAGCCTCATCGCCAGCAGCACCGAGACCATCTGTGCTTTGGGTTTTGAAAAGGAACTGGTCGGTATATCACACGAATGTGACTACCCGCCGTCTGTTCTGTCACTCCCGCAATGCTCGCAGCCCAAGTTCGACGTCCAGGGATCCAGTTTAGAGATCGATAAGCGAGTACGGGATGTTCTCCAAAACGCACTGTCGGTTTACAAAGTCGATGTCGAAAAACTCAAAGAATTAAATCCTACCGTAATTGTTACCCAGGACCACTGTGAAGTGTGCGCAGTTAATTTAAAAGAGGTTGAAGAAGCCGCTTGTGAAGTGCTTTCGTCCCGCCCCAGGATTGTTTCACTGGCTCCCAACACGCTGGCAGACATTTACCAGGGATTCAGGCAGATCAGTTCCGCTTTGGAGGCAGAAAAAAGTGGAGAACAATTGATTGCCCGAATGCAGGAAGGCATTGAGCAGATTGTAGAAAAGGCACAATCTTTAACCAAAAAGCCCAGGGTCGCTTTCCTTGAATGGATCGATCCGATATGGACCAGCGGCAGTTGGCTGCCTGAGTTAATAAAATATGCCGGAGGTATAGATCGTTTGGGTAAAAAAGGAGAACATTCCCATACGATAAATTTTCATGCGCTTCGGGAGACGGATGCCGAGATTATGATCATTGCCCCCTGTGGATATGACATCCCCAAGGCTCAGGAGGAAATGAGTCCGCTTGTTACTCATCCTGAGTGGAAAAACTTAAGGGCCGTGAAAGACAGGCAGGTGTACATCGTAGATGGGAATCAGTATTTTAATCGGCCGGGACCCAGGCTGCTTGACTCATTAAAAATTTTGGCTGAGATTATTCATCCGGAAAGTTTTGATTTCGGATACAATGAAAAAGGTTGGATCAAATGGAAACCAGAATGTTGA
- a CDS encoding SDR family oxidoreductase, whose translation MKLTALITGASSGIGLELAKIHASKGDNLVLVARSKNKLDELKLELEKKYDSSVYSIYKDLSNPGSALEIYTEIKQQNIQIDYLINNAGFGVFGMFNETDGDKENRMIHLNITALTQFCKLYLKDMIQRGSGKIMNVASTAAFQPGPTMAVYYATKAYVLHFSEAINNEVKGTGVTVTAFCPGATESGFQTAAAMEESNLVKGKKLPGSREVAEYGYKAMMKGKAVAIHGFMNFLMASSVRFSPRSLVVKVTRKIQGKKD comes from the coding sequence ATGAAACTTACAGCATTAATAACCGGAGCATCCAGCGGTATTGGATTGGAATTAGCAAAAATACACGCTTCTAAAGGTGATAATCTGGTATTGGTTGCGAGAAGTAAAAACAAACTGGACGAACTGAAATTGGAATTAGAAAAAAAATATGATAGTTCCGTTTATTCCATTTACAAGGATTTGTCAAACCCTGGTTCCGCCCTGGAAATATATACTGAGATAAAACAGCAAAATATTCAAATAGATTATCTTATTAATAATGCCGGTTTTGGTGTCTTTGGAATGTTTAATGAAACAGATGGGGATAAAGAAAACCGAATGATTCATCTTAACATTACAGCGTTGACACAGTTTTGTAAGCTGTATTTAAAAGATATGATACAGCGTGGAAGCGGAAAAATAATGAATGTTGCATCGACAGCTGCATTCCAACCCGGACCGACCATGGCAGTGTATTATGCAACAAAGGCCTATGTATTGCACTTTTCCGAAGCAATAAACAATGAAGTTAAAGGAACAGGCGTAACGGTAACGGCTTTCTGTCCCGGTGCAACGGAAAGCGGATTTCAAACTGCAGCAGCTATGGAAGAAAGTAATTTAGTAAAAGGGAAAAAATTACCCGGATCAAGAGAAGTTGCGGAGTACGGTTATAAAGCAATGATGAAAGGTAAGGCTGTTGCTATACACGGTTTTATGAATTTCCTTATGGCAAGCTCCGTTCGTTTTTCGCCAAGATCATTAGTCGTTAAAGTAACCAGAAAAATTCAAGGTAAGAAAGATTGA
- a CDS encoding DUF2834 domain-containing protein — protein MSLRIVFLLLCILGFIMPYSQFIPFLQENGLDSALFFQQLFANHVSGFFGWDVIVSSVVLIIFILSESKRIGMKPTWLPIIATFTVGVSLGLPLFNYLRQLKLEQVHTQ, from the coding sequence ATGAGTTTACGAATCGTTTTTTTGCTGCTTTGTATTTTGGGTTTTATCATGCCATATTCACAATTCATTCCGTTTCTCCAGGAAAATGGTTTAGATAGTGCTCTTTTTTTTCAGCAATTATTTGCTAATCACGTCAGTGGATTTTTTGGCTGGGATGTCATTGTTTCATCAGTGGTTCTTATCATTTTCATCCTATCAGAATCTAAGAGAATTGGCATGAAACCAACCTGGTTGCCAATTATTGCAACATTTACGGTAGGTGTTTCATTAGGTTTACCGCTTTTTAACTATTTGAGACAACTTAAACTGGAGCAAGTACATACGCAATAA
- a CDS encoding DUF2867 domain-containing protein, whose translation MQGGGDGRTVADIRTLVSAIRLSGLVRLLFAIRWLLGRLFRWDRESAGGEGLFQLRITEADRARSTVATGTKDGPFTVLYVHPTEAMSEIRNSTVHAALVWVLIRRKDGYPVVMGHLCETGWMVYRFLHVSHRTVSAMDCVSSPITLSASLMVLNISWSNTN comes from the coding sequence TTGCAGGGTGGTGGTGACGGGCGCACGGTTGCCGACATCCGCACGCTGGTCTCGGCGATCCGGCTGAGTGGTTTGGTTCGATTGCTGTTCGCTATTCGATGGCTGCTGGGTCGGTTGTTTAGATGGGATCGGGAGTCTGCAGGCGGTGAGGGTTTGTTTCAACTTCGCATCACGGAAGCGGATCGAGCCCGCTCCACCGTTGCCACCGGTACCAAAGACGGACCGTTCACCGTGCTATACGTTCATCCGACTGAAGCGATGAGTGAGATACGTAATTCGACGGTGCACGCCGCGCTTGTGTGGGTATTAATTCGACGTAAAGACGGGTATCCGGTTGTTATGGGCCATCTATGTGAAACCGGTTGGATGGTTTACCGCTTTCTACATGTTTCTCATCGAACCGTTTCGGCGATGGATTGTGTATCCAGCCCTATTACGTTGTCTGCATCGCTCATGGTGCTTAATATATCCTGGTCAAACACTAATTAA
- the fbp gene encoding class 1 fructose-bisphosphatase, giving the protein MITKKGITTLSRFLIDQERGLPEATGAFSYLFSDLSIAAKVVNSSVNRAGLVDVFGFSGSENVYGEAVKKLDEIANDTIIKAMDHGGHVCVMASEENEDIIPIPNHFKKGNYVLMFDPLDGSSNIEANSSIGTIFSIYRRITKSGDGTLEDCLQPGYKQVCAGYFLYGSSTILVYSTGAGVHGFTFDPMIGEFLLSHEDIKVPKNGKTFSMNMGNMNKWAEGLHRYFDHVTTLDSKTNRPYSLRYSGSLVADFHRNLLYGGVFLYPGDKNNPKGKLRLLYEANPLAFLIKHAGGAASDGVTPILQKKPESLHERTPLFIGSKEELQLVEEFIQGKR; this is encoded by the coding sequence ATGATTACCAAGAAGGGTATAACGACACTATCCAGGTTTCTTATTGATCAGGAAAGAGGATTACCTGAAGCAACTGGGGCGTTTTCCTATCTTTTTTCTGATTTATCCATTGCTGCAAAAGTAGTAAATAGTTCGGTGAATAGAGCGGGACTTGTCGATGTATTTGGATTTAGCGGAAGTGAAAATGTCTATGGCGAAGCGGTAAAAAAATTGGATGAAATCGCCAATGATACGATCATCAAAGCAATGGATCATGGCGGGCATGTCTGTGTTATGGCATCGGAAGAAAATGAGGATATTATACCCATTCCCAATCACTTTAAAAAGGGTAATTATGTTTTAATGTTTGATCCGTTGGATGGATCATCCAACATAGAAGCAAACAGCAGCATCGGAACTATTTTTTCAATTTATAGAAGAATAACTAAAAGTGGGGACGGAACATTGGAAGATTGCCTGCAGCCGGGTTACAAGCAAGTGTGCGCCGGTTATTTCTTGTATGGTTCCAGTACAATACTCGTTTATTCTACTGGTGCTGGTGTGCATGGATTTACTTTCGACCCGATGATAGGAGAGTTTTTACTTTCTCATGAGGATATTAAAGTGCCTAAAAATGGCAAAACTTTTTCTATGAACATGGGCAATATGAATAAATGGGCGGAAGGTTTACACAGATACTTTGATCATGTTACCACGCTTGATTCGAAAACAAACCGGCCTTATAGCCTGCGTTATAGCGGGTCCTTGGTTGCAGATTTCCATCGCAATCTTTTGTATGGCGGTGTGTTCCTTTATCCCGGCGATAAAAATAATCCGAAAGGAAAGTTGCGGTTGTTGTATGAAGCCAATCCGCTTGCTTTTTTAATTAAACACGCCGGTGGCGCGGCCAGCGACGGTGTTACCCCAATTCTCCAGAAAAAGCCGGAAAGTCTTCATGAAAGAACACCACTATTCATTGGCAGTAAAGAAGAACTACAACTTGTTGAAGAGTTTATCCAGGGCAAGAGATAA
- a CDS encoding DinB family protein translates to MNLLEHIADQLERIYDGDAWHGDAIKPILHGVDSQKANRKPIPNAHSIWEIVNHTAAWQNTVMTCLQGEAYHNLDGEEDWPPIEETSEEAWQTALKALEEATYSLKSSILNFSETRLHENVPGKNFTFYVLLHGVIQHNLYHAGQIALLKKAG, encoded by the coding sequence ATGAACCTACTCGAACACATTGCCGACCAATTGGAGAGGATCTATGATGGGGACGCCTGGCATGGGGACGCCATTAAACCTATTCTGCACGGTGTGGATTCCCAAAAAGCCAATCGGAAACCCATTCCAAATGCTCATAGCATTTGGGAAATCGTAAACCATACCGCTGCCTGGCAGAATACTGTAATGACCTGTTTACAAGGAGAAGCATACCATAACCTGGATGGAGAAGAGGATTGGCCGCCCATCGAAGAAACCAGTGAAGAAGCATGGCAGACCGCATTGAAGGCATTGGAAGAAGCAACCTATTCGCTTAAGAGTTCTATCCTAAACTTTTCGGAAACCCGGTTGCACGAGAATGTTCCCGGTAAAAACTTTACTTTTTATGTGCTGTTACATGGTGTTATCCAGCATAACCTCTACCATGCCGGACAAATTGCTTTGCTAAAAAAGGCGGGTTGA
- the epmB gene encoding EF-P beta-lysylation protein EpmB, whose product MNQVNWTQNIKNAITNIDELLETLEIQKKDLPATIDEIKEFPLRVPRSFVARMRKGDPHDPLLKQVLPLSLETKKTPGYCTDPLNEQQVANEAGFLHKYFGRVLLILTGVCGIHCRYCFRRHFPYAEYSLKSSQWESALNTIASNTDIKEVILSGGDPLTLADSKLKELACKLASISHVEFIRIHTRMPIIIPERINDELLDWFTGTRLKPVLVVHANHANEINGNVKAAMCRLKETGVTLLNQTVLLKGVNDSVKALRDLSYALFDSNILPYYLHLLDRIQGAAHFEIDEQKAKELYQELMNCLPGYLVPRMVREVPGAKAKVFVLGSSTE is encoded by the coding sequence ATAAACCAGGTGAATTGGACACAAAATATAAAAAATGCAATCACTAACATCGATGAACTTTTAGAAACTCTGGAAATCCAAAAGAAGGATTTGCCTGCCACTATCGATGAAATCAAGGAATTTCCACTAAGGGTTCCGAGAAGTTTTGTCGCCAGGATGCGGAAAGGCGATCCTCATGATCCGCTGTTAAAACAGGTGCTCCCGCTTTCTCTGGAAACCAAAAAAACTCCCGGGTATTGTACCGATCCACTCAACGAGCAGCAAGTGGCAAACGAGGCGGGATTCCTGCATAAATATTTTGGCCGCGTTTTGCTAATCCTTACCGGGGTTTGTGGTATTCATTGCCGTTATTGTTTCAGGCGCCATTTTCCATACGCTGAGTACTCCTTAAAATCCTCGCAGTGGGAAAGCGCTTTGAACACCATTGCTTCGAACACAGATATAAAGGAAGTCATCCTCAGCGGTGGCGACCCGTTAACCCTTGCGGATTCAAAACTAAAAGAGCTAGCCTGCAAACTTGCATCCATATCGCATGTGGAATTCATCAGAATACACACAAGAATGCCGATTATCATTCCCGAAAGGATCAATGATGAATTATTAGATTGGTTTACCGGAACCCGCCTTAAACCGGTTTTGGTCGTCCATGCCAATCATGCAAATGAAATCAATGGAAATGTTAAAGCTGCAATGTGCCGTCTGAAAGAAACCGGAGTCACCTTATTGAATCAAACCGTTTTGCTCAAAGGAGTTAATGATAGTGTAAAGGCGCTTCGCGATTTAAGCTATGCTTTGTTCGATTCAAACATTCTTCCGTATTATCTCCATCTGCTAGACAGAATCCAGGGAGCTGCACATTTTGAGATAGATGAGCAGAAGGCAAAGGAATTGTATCAGGAGCTTATGAATTGTCTTCCCGGTTATCTTGTACCGCGCATGGTGAGAGAGGTGCCGGGTGCAAAGGCAAAGGTCTTTGTTTTAGGTTCGTCCACCGAATAG